The proteins below are encoded in one region of Apium graveolens cultivar Ventura chromosome 4, ASM990537v1, whole genome shotgun sequence:
- the LOC141721005 gene encoding BTB/POZ domain-containing protein At3g22104-like isoform X1 has product MDVFCVLEVDVNGEEVFMVDKNKISNYSGRIKRLLGKSKGGTRNLKVIFHDFPGGGEGFELITRFCYSSGKIEINPSNINLLHCSAIFMEMNESCFGVSLFEQTEKLLVEIKFWTWSELLVALKHCQEQLPVVNSSGLLHKCVDSLVGRLALAGEASPCPSTSSPDSPGLRLSTDTRSTESLKNIYRATWWLEDLMSLNPYLVEMITKSMVLRKFDHGVIVRFLFYYQKSRFVTATVDEKCKIIETIVEMLYSLDQSYVSCKSLFGILRVSLKLNIKKCCRNVLENMIGLQLDQATLDNLLVPSPVGIDQSYDVNLVLRFTRSFLGSGFCRVPLIRVQKVANLMDLYIAEVSPDPSLKPSKFCSLISAIPDLARESSDGIYHAMDMYLESHAELSKEEKKRICYALNHEKLSSECCKHLAHNSNFPSSSSFLALASQQNKLKSLLEDTNQPKPSINSPYSSVETEIKGKRKESCEQIVLYAGRLDISDENEKLKANLHGMQCRVLELEKVCKKMQNQMAKMLKSKLSGQSNARSLPRLCS; this is encoded by the exons ATGGATGTcttttgtgttcttgaagttgaTGTTAATGGAGAAGAAGTTTTCATGGTTGATAAG AACAAAATATCAAATTATTCTGGAAGAATTAAAAGGTTACTTGGTAAATCAAAAGGTGGGACAAGAAACCTGAAGGTGATATTTCATGATTTCCCGGGAGGAGGAGAGGGCTTTGAGCTTATAACAAGGTTCTGCTATAGTAGTGGAAAGATTGAAATAAATCCTTCAAATATAAATCTTCTACATTGTAGTGCAATTTTCATGGAAAtgaatgaatcttgttttggAGTAAGTTTGTTTGAGCAAACGGAGAAATTACTTGTAGAGATCAAGTTCTGGACTTGGTCTGAACTTTTGGTCGCCTTAAAGCATTGTCAAGAACAATTGCCTGTTGTAAATTCTTCAGGACTTCTGCATAAATGTGTCGACTCCCTAGTTGGGAGGCTTGCATTAGCCGGTGAAGCAAGCCCCTGTCCATCTACATCTTCCCCGGATAGCCCTGGACTGCGATTATCCACTGACACTAGAAGCACTGAAAGCTTGAAAAACATCTATCGAGCAACATGGTGGTTAGAGGATCTTATGTCATTAAATCCTTATTTGGTCGAAATGATAACCAAATCAATGGTTTTAAGAAAATTTGATCATGGCGTCATTGTGAGGTTTCTCTTCTATTATCAAAAATCTAGATTTGTTACTGCCACTGTAGATGAGAAGTGCAAAATCATAGAGACAATTGTTGAGATGCTCTATTCTCTGGATCAAAGTTATGTTTCGTGTAAGAGTTTATTTGGGATTCTTCGAGTTTCTCTTAAACTAAACATTAAGAAATGCTGCAGGAATGTCCTGGAAAATATGATTGGTTTACAATTGGATCAAGCAACACTAGACAATCTGCTTGTTCCATCTCCTGTAGGGATAGATCAAAGTTACGATGTTAATCTAGTGTTGAGGTTCACAAGATCGTTTCTAGGATCGGGATTTTGTCGTGTTCCCCTGATTCGAGTGCAAAAAGTAGCCAATCTAATGGATTTGTATATTGCAGAGGTATCCCCTGATCCTTCACTTAAACCATCAAAATTTTGCAGCCTCATCAGCGCTATACCTGATTTAGCAAGGGAATCTTCTGATGGTATCTACCATGCTATGGATATGTATCTAGAG TCCCATGCAGAATTATCTAAGGAGGAGAAGAAGAGAATCTGTTATGCGTTGAATCATGAGAAGCTATCATCAGAATGTTGCAAGCACCTTGCTCATAACTCCAACTTTCCCTCGAGTTCTTCCTTCCTAGCGCTTGCCTCTCAGCAGAACAAGCTTAAAAGCTTGCTTGAAGACACAAATCAACCAAAGCCCTCCATTAACTCTCCATATAGTTCAGTGGAAACTGAAATTAAGGGTAAGAGAAAAGAGTCATGTGAACAAATTGTGCTTTATGCTGGGAGGCTTGATATCTCAGACgagaatgagaagctgaaagCAAATCTACATGGTATGCAATGCAGGGTTCTGGAACTGGAAAAAGTATGCAAGAAAATGCAAAATCAGATGGCTAAGATGTTGAAATCAAAGCTATCAGGCCAAAGTAATGCCAGATCCTTACCAAGGCTATGTTCCTGA
- the LOC141721005 gene encoding BTB/POZ domain-containing protein At3g22104-like isoform X2 — protein sequence MDVFCVLEVDVNGEEVFMVDKNKISNYSGRIKRLLGKSKGGTRNLKVIFHDFPGGGEGFELITRFCYSSGKIEINPSNINLLHCSAIFMEMNESCFGVSLFEQTEKLLVEIKFWTWSELLVALKHCQEQLPVVNSSGLLHKCVDSLVGRLALAGEASPCPSTSSPDSPGLRLSTDTRSTESLKNIYRATWWLEDLMSLNPYLVEMITKSMVLRKFDHGVIVRFLFYYQKSRFVTATVDEKCKIIETIVEMLYSLDQSYVSCKSLFGILRVSLKLNIKKCCRNVLENMIGLQLDQATLDNLLVPSPVGIDQSYDVNLVLRFTRSFLGSGFCRVPLIRVQKVANLMDLYIAEVSPDPSLKPSKFCSLISAIPDLARESSDGIYHAMDMYLESHAELSKEEKKRICYALNHEKLSSECCKHLAHNSNFPSSSSFLALASQQNKLKSLLEDTNQPKPSINSPYSSVETEIKGFWNWKKYARKCKIRWLRC from the exons ATGGATGTcttttgtgttcttgaagttgaTGTTAATGGAGAAGAAGTTTTCATGGTTGATAAG AACAAAATATCAAATTATTCTGGAAGAATTAAAAGGTTACTTGGTAAATCAAAAGGTGGGACAAGAAACCTGAAGGTGATATTTCATGATTTCCCGGGAGGAGGAGAGGGCTTTGAGCTTATAACAAGGTTCTGCTATAGTAGTGGAAAGATTGAAATAAATCCTTCAAATATAAATCTTCTACATTGTAGTGCAATTTTCATGGAAAtgaatgaatcttgttttggAGTAAGTTTGTTTGAGCAAACGGAGAAATTACTTGTAGAGATCAAGTTCTGGACTTGGTCTGAACTTTTGGTCGCCTTAAAGCATTGTCAAGAACAATTGCCTGTTGTAAATTCTTCAGGACTTCTGCATAAATGTGTCGACTCCCTAGTTGGGAGGCTTGCATTAGCCGGTGAAGCAAGCCCCTGTCCATCTACATCTTCCCCGGATAGCCCTGGACTGCGATTATCCACTGACACTAGAAGCACTGAAAGCTTGAAAAACATCTATCGAGCAACATGGTGGTTAGAGGATCTTATGTCATTAAATCCTTATTTGGTCGAAATGATAACCAAATCAATGGTTTTAAGAAAATTTGATCATGGCGTCATTGTGAGGTTTCTCTTCTATTATCAAAAATCTAGATTTGTTACTGCCACTGTAGATGAGAAGTGCAAAATCATAGAGACAATTGTTGAGATGCTCTATTCTCTGGATCAAAGTTATGTTTCGTGTAAGAGTTTATTTGGGATTCTTCGAGTTTCTCTTAAACTAAACATTAAGAAATGCTGCAGGAATGTCCTGGAAAATATGATTGGTTTACAATTGGATCAAGCAACACTAGACAATCTGCTTGTTCCATCTCCTGTAGGGATAGATCAAAGTTACGATGTTAATCTAGTGTTGAGGTTCACAAGATCGTTTCTAGGATCGGGATTTTGTCGTGTTCCCCTGATTCGAGTGCAAAAAGTAGCCAATCTAATGGATTTGTATATTGCAGAGGTATCCCCTGATCCTTCACTTAAACCATCAAAATTTTGCAGCCTCATCAGCGCTATACCTGATTTAGCAAGGGAATCTTCTGATGGTATCTACCATGCTATGGATATGTATCTAGAG TCCCATGCAGAATTATCTAAGGAGGAGAAGAAGAGAATCTGTTATGCGTTGAATCATGAGAAGCTATCATCAGAATGTTGCAAGCACCTTGCTCATAACTCCAACTTTCCCTCGAGTTCTTCCTTCCTAGCGCTTGCCTCTCAGCAGAACAAGCTTAAAAGCTTGCTTGAAGACACAAATCAACCAAAGCCCTCCATTAACTCTCCATATAGTTCAGTGGAAACTGAAATTAAGG GGTTCTGGAACTGGAAAAAGTATGCAAGAAAATGCAAAATCAGATGGCTAAGATGTTGA